In the Staphylococcus sp. IVB6240 genome, one interval contains:
- the tagD gene encoding glycerol-3-phosphate cytidylyltransferase, translating to MKRVITYGTYDLLHYGHIELLRRARELGDYLVVALSSDEFNRIKNKKSYYDYEQRKTMLESIRYVDLVIPENDWEQKVNDVEKYEIDTFVMGHDWEGEFDFLKDKCEVIYLKRTEGISTTQIKQELYGKDVK from the coding sequence ATGAAACGCGTAATTACTTATGGAACGTATGATCTTTTACACTATGGACACATAGAATTATTACGCCGTGCACGTGAATTAGGTGATTATTTAGTTGTGGCCTTATCTAGTGATGAATTTAATCGTATTAAGAATAAAAAATCGTATTATGATTATGAACAGCGCAAGACGATGTTAGAATCTATTCGATATGTTGATTTAGTCATTCCAGAAAATGATTGGGAACAAAAAGTAAATGATGTAGAAAAATATGAAATTGATACATTTGTTATGGGTCATGATTGGGAAGGTGAATTTGACTTTTTAAAAGACAAATGTGAAGTTATTTATTTAAAACGCACAGAAGGTATTTCTACAACGCAAATCAAACAAGAACTATATGGCAAAGATGTTAAGTAA
- the pbp4 gene encoding penicillin-binding protein PBP4: MKKILSTIIIVFFATFSITPFVEANTLSPVDIAQQAGYSVDERYQPVGLVSISETGQILYNYEGNQKWDPASMTKLMTMYLTLKAVDEGKIKLTDTVNITDEHYRMSTLPELSNTKLYPGETYTVAELLQITVSASSNASSLILANLVADNTSDFVDLMNATAKDLGMSDTHYVNPTGAENRLLLDYAPKRYRSESDTVTSPHDYAILAQRVVHDTPNILKFTKQIAPTQHGVTYYTYNHLLEGANMSVPGTDGLKTGSSDVADYNSTVTTKRGNFRLHSVIMGVGDYYAIGGEEQRDMINASTINYLFDQYEYRKILSKGKHDINGTQYYVTEDFYDVVPKNMKDHYQFIVEDGKVHINYDRKFISKSYGPPTVKVERPIIHNSKSIVESSWSAHPILTVFGLFFSVVLLSLLIYYVISHLRK; this comes from the coding sequence ATGAAAAAGATACTATCCACTATCATCATTGTATTCTTCGCTACTTTCAGTATAACACCTTTCGTAGAGGCAAACACACTGTCACCTGTCGATATTGCACAACAAGCAGGTTATTCTGTCGATGAACGCTATCAACCAGTTGGTCTGGTAAGTATTAGTGAGACTGGACAGATACTTTACAATTATGAAGGGAACCAAAAATGGGATCCTGCTTCTATGACAAAATTGATGACCATGTACTTAACACTTAAAGCTGTAGACGAAGGAAAAATTAAGCTAACGGATACAGTGAACATTACGGATGAGCACTACCGTATGTCAACATTGCCAGAATTAAGTAATACCAAGCTTTATCCTGGAGAGACATATACTGTCGCAGAACTTTTACAGATTACCGTATCAGCATCAAGCAATGCGTCTTCACTTATTCTAGCGAACCTTGTTGCGGATAATACATCTGATTTTGTGGACCTAATGAATGCAACTGCAAAAGATCTTGGCATGAGTGATACACATTACGTGAATCCGACAGGTGCAGAAAATAGATTACTACTAGATTATGCACCTAAACGTTATCGTTCTGAATCTGATACCGTTACTTCTCCACATGATTATGCGATTTTAGCACAAAGAGTTGTGCATGACACACCAAATATTTTAAAGTTTACGAAACAAATTGCTCCAACACAACATGGTGTTACTTACTATACTTATAATCATCTTTTAGAAGGTGCAAATATGAGTGTACCAGGAACAGATGGTTTAAAAACAGGTTCTAGTGATGTTGCAGATTATAATAGTACTGTAACGACAAAACGTGGAAACTTCCGTTTACATAGTGTCATTATGGGTGTAGGTGATTATTACGCTATAGGTGGCGAAGAACAGCGTGACATGATCAATGCTAGTACTATTAACTATTTATTTGATCAATATGAATATCGTAAAATACTCTCAAAAGGTAAACATGATATTAACGGCACACAGTATTATGTGACCGAAGATTTTTATGATGTTGTACCTAAAAATATGAAAGATCATTATCAATTTATTGTTGAAGACGGAAAAGTTCATATTAACTATGACCGAAAATTTATTTCAAAATCATATGGCCCTCCTACTGTAAAAGTAGAAAGACCTATTATTCACAATTCTAAATCAATTGTAGAATCCAGTTGGTCTGCACATCCAATACTCACCGTATTCGGTCTTTTTTTCTCAGTCGTTTTACTTAGTCTCCTTATATATTATGTCATTTCACATTTACGTAAATAA
- a CDS encoding ABC transporter ATP-binding protein: protein MESNNPLIYLLKKISWPVGLIITAVVISSLGSLSGLLVPLFTGQMVDKFTLSSINSLFIGALIAVFLLNAILSGVGYYLLNKIGEKIIYAIRSVLWQHIIHLKMPFFDQNESGQLMSRLTDDTKVINDFISQKLPNLLPSVITLIGSFIMLFILDWQMTLMTFITIPMFILVMIPLGRVMQKISRHTQNEIAEFSGLLGRVLTEMRLVKVSNTEKIELEKAHKNLSEIYRLGLKQAKIAAVIQPITGIIMLATIGIILGFGGFRIASGAISAGTLVAMIFYVLNLSMPLINLSTLITDYKKAVGASSRIDEILHEPLENITLPDDDHPITTGDLVFDHVDFGYDEQPVLKDVSLRIQPGKVTAFVGPSGSGKSTIFSLIERMYDVTRGDIIYHEKSIYELSLTDWRRKIGYVMQSNAMMNGTIRDNILYGIDREVSDDELIHYARLAHCHDFIMAFDQGYDTIVGERGLKLSGGQRQRIDIARSFVKNPDILLLDEATANLDSESERKIQEALETLMMNRTTIVIAHRLSTIKKAEQIVFLDQGRVTGVGRHETLMQTHDKYQQFVETQSLTKQNM from the coding sequence ATGGAATCAAATAATCCTTTAATTTATTTGCTTAAGAAGATTTCTTGGCCTGTTGGATTGATTATTACGGCTGTTGTGATTTCATCTTTAGGCAGTTTGAGTGGCTTGTTGGTCCCTTTATTTACTGGTCAAATGGTTGATAAATTCACTTTATCATCTATTAATTCTTTATTTATTGGGGCACTGATTGCCGTTTTTTTACTAAATGCTATTTTAAGTGGTGTTGGCTATTATTTACTTAACAAGATTGGTGAGAAGATAATATATGCCATTCGTTCAGTTTTATGGCAACATATTATTCATTTAAAAATGCCCTTTTTTGATCAAAATGAAAGTGGGCAACTGATGAGTCGTCTGACGGATGATACAAAGGTGATTAATGACTTTATTTCACAAAAGTTACCCAATCTTTTACCATCTGTCATCACATTGATAGGCTCTTTTATCATGCTGTTTATACTTGATTGGCAAATGACATTGATGACATTTATCACGATTCCAATGTTCATTCTTGTGATGATTCCTCTTGGGAGAGTCATGCAAAAAATTTCGCGACATACACAAAATGAAATTGCTGAATTCAGTGGTTTGCTTGGTCGCGTACTAACTGAGATGCGCTTAGTAAAAGTATCAAATACAGAGAAAATAGAGCTAGAAAAAGCGCATAAAAATTTATCAGAGATTTACCGACTTGGTTTAAAACAAGCTAAAATTGCTGCTGTTATACAACCAATAACTGGGATTATTATGCTGGCAACAATTGGTATTATTCTTGGTTTTGGTGGCTTTCGCATAGCGTCTGGTGCTATTTCAGCTGGGACGCTTGTCGCAATGATTTTCTATGTATTAAATTTATCAATGCCATTAATAAATTTATCTACATTGATTACTGATTATAAGAAAGCTGTAGGAGCAAGTAGTCGTATTGATGAGATATTACATGAGCCTTTAGAAAATATTACATTACCAGATGATGACCATCCAATTACTACAGGTGATCTTGTATTTGATCATGTTGATTTTGGCTATGATGAGCAACCGGTGCTTAAAGATGTATCATTGCGTATTCAACCAGGTAAAGTGACGGCTTTTGTTGGACCATCTGGATCAGGTAAAAGTACGATATTTAGCTTGATTGAACGTATGTACGATGTCACACGAGGTGATATTATTTATCATGAGAAATCTATTTATGAATTATCATTAACTGATTGGCGTCGTAAAATTGGTTATGTCATGCAGAGTAATGCGATGATGAATGGGACGATTCGAGATAACATTTTGTATGGTATTGATAGAGAAGTGTCTGATGACGAATTGATACATTATGCACGTTTAGCACACTGTCATGACTTTATTATGGCATTCGATCAAGGCTATGACACGATTGTTGGTGAACGTGGGTTAAAGCTTTCTGGTGGCCAAAGACAACGAATCGATATAGCGCGTAGCTTTGTAAAAAATCCAGATATCCTTTTGTTGGATGAAGCAACAGCAAACCTAGATAGTGAAAGTGAAAGAAAAATTCAAGAGGCTTTAGAAACACTGATGATGAATCGCACAACAATAGTCATCGCACACCGATTATCAACGATTAAGAAAGCAGAGCAAATTGTTTTTCTAGATCAAGGTCGTGTTACAGGTGTTGGACGTCATGAAACCTTGATGCAAACACATGATAAATATCAGCAATTTGTAGAAACGCAAAGTTTGACGAAACAAAATATGTAA
- a CDS encoding FeoB-associated Cys-rich membrane protein, which yields MSFQWQSIKSVHSLYKEVYIMTLLINLILLALIVGYSVFVLVRYVKRSKQGKCSACESNKHCPTESLPKHLQS from the coding sequence ATGTCATTTCAATGGCAATCTATCAAATCGGTTCACTCTTTATATAAGGAGGTATATATTATGACACTTTTGATTAATTTAATACTTCTTGCACTTATTGTAGGCTACTCTGTCTTTGTCTTAGTACGTTATGTCAAACGTTCTAAACAAGGAAAATGCAGCGCTTGCGAAAGTAACAAACACTGTCCAACAGAAAGCCTTCCAAAACATTTACAATCCTAA
- the feoB gene encoding ferrous iron transport protein B, with amino-acid sequence MSSTYCILGNPNVGKTSLFNALTGSYEYVGNWSGVTVEKKLGKLKENAGQLVDLPGIYDLVPISRDETVVTTYLLNEQFDGMVNIIDAAQIERNFNLTVQLMEFGAPLLIGLNMVDVASKRGIRVDHQKLMTQLRTPIIPVIARTGKGSSDVLKALSDHHISASRPLVIDYGQEIEDVIHALITSLPDTLTLDRKHYRFLAIQYLLGNPAVKTYLGPDLCGQLNQTISKSSSLSEADIAQQIQAYRQDYIHQTLSSVVSYPDAHKHHLTERVDALLTHKILGIPIFLGIMWLIFQTTFTWVGTPLSDRLDEFFGGPLTDFTKDLMSTIGIYPALQDLVTDGIIAGVGGVLVFVPQILVLFFFISLLEDSGYMARIAVIMDRIMESFGLNGKSFIPMIIGFGCNVPGIMAARSIEEEKERLTTILIAPFMSCSARLPVYALFVGIFFAQNQALVVLSLYVLGIIVALIVSWILSKTILKKDTSIFVVELPPYRLPSIKTLWRSTWEKGKGFVKKAGTFIFAGSVIIWLLNYAGQNGLDVPIEESFLHMIGAAIAPILVPLGFSSWQAAATLIPGFLAKEVIVSAMAIIYAVNDDALVSMVATHFTALSAYSFMVFILLYVPCLATVAAIRKETTSWKWTLFAGTYPFVIAYVISMAIYQIGSLFI; translated from the coding sequence ATGAGTAGCACATATTGTATTTTAGGTAACCCAAATGTTGGAAAAACCTCTCTCTTTAATGCCCTCACAGGTTCATATGAATATGTTGGGAACTGGAGTGGTGTAACTGTTGAGAAGAAACTTGGAAAACTTAAAGAAAATGCCGGACAATTAGTCGACTTACCGGGGATTTATGATCTTGTTCCCATTTCACGAGATGAAACGGTTGTCACAACGTATTTATTAAATGAACAATTCGATGGCATGGTAAATATTATCGATGCTGCACAGATTGAGCGTAACTTTAATCTGACAGTTCAACTTATGGAGTTTGGTGCACCACTACTTATTGGGCTTAACATGGTAGATGTTGCGAGCAAACGCGGTATCCGTGTTGATCATCAAAAATTAATGACACAATTGCGAACACCCATTATTCCAGTTATTGCACGTACAGGAAAAGGGAGCAGTGATGTATTAAAAGCACTCAGTGATCATCATATCTCTGCCAGCCGACCATTAGTGATTGATTACGGCCAAGAAATTGAAGATGTGATCCATGCGCTTATCACATCGCTTCCTGACACACTAACATTAGATCGTAAACATTATCGATTTTTAGCAATACAGTATCTATTAGGTAATCCAGCCGTCAAAACGTATCTAGGTCCAGATTTATGTGGGCAACTCAATCAAACAATTAGTAAATCATCATCTCTTAGTGAGGCTGATATTGCTCAACAAATACAAGCATATCGTCAAGATTATATTCATCAAACACTCTCAAGTGTTGTGTCATATCCTGATGCACATAAACATCATCTTACTGAGCGTGTAGATGCCTTATTAACACATAAAATACTAGGTATTCCTATATTTTTAGGTATTATGTGGCTGATTTTCCAAACAACATTTACATGGGTCGGTACCCCACTTTCTGATCGTCTAGATGAATTTTTTGGTGGTCCACTCACAGACTTCACTAAAGATTTGATGTCTACCATTGGTATTTATCCAGCACTACAAGACTTAGTCACTGACGGGATTATTGCTGGTGTAGGAGGCGTACTTGTCTTCGTCCCACAAATTTTAGTCCTATTCTTCTTTATCTCACTATTAGAAGACTCAGGCTATATGGCACGTATTGCCGTGATTATGGACCGTATTATGGAAAGTTTTGGTTTGAACGGTAAATCTTTTATTCCTATGATTATAGGCTTTGGATGTAACGTTCCCGGGATTATGGCAGCACGTAGTATTGAAGAGGAAAAAGAGCGTCTAACAACCATCCTTATTGCACCATTTATGTCATGTTCAGCTCGTTTACCTGTGTATGCTTTGTTCGTGGGTATCTTCTTCGCTCAAAATCAGGCACTTGTTGTATTAAGCTTATATGTACTAGGTATTATTGTGGCTCTTATCGTCAGTTGGATTTTATCAAAAACTATCCTAAAAAAAGACACATCTATTTTCGTCGTAGAACTCCCACCTTACCGTCTGCCATCAATCAAAACATTGTGGCGTAGTACTTGGGAAAAAGGGAAAGGATTTGTTAAAAAAGCAGGGACATTTATCTTTGCAGGTTCAGTGATTATCTGGTTGCTTAACTATGCAGGTCAAAATGGTCTTGATGTACCAATTGAAGAAAGCTTCCTACATATGATTGGTGCAGCCATTGCTCCAATTCTTGTACCACTTGGCTTTAGTTCATGGCAAGCAGCTGCAACTTTAATTCCAGGTTTCCTAGCAAAAGAAGTTATTGTAAGTGCCATGGCGATCATTTATGCGGTGAATGATGATGCGCTTGTTTCAATGGTCGCAACACACTTCACAGCATTATCTGCCTATTCATTTATGGTATTTATCTTACTTTATGTGCCATGTTTAGCAACAGTCGCTGCTATTCGTAAAGAAACAACTTCATGGAAGTGGACATTATTCGCTGGTACTTACCCATTCGTCATCGCATATGTCATTTCAATGGCAATCTATCAAATCGGTTCACTCTTTATATAA
- a CDS encoding FeoA family protein codes for MIHVANAEVGTPYRIKSLNMSNPQLKHRLRALGCMEGSKISIHQKGLFKGPCTLNINGQQICIRNCDACNIRLEHHYE; via the coding sequence ATGATTCATGTAGCAAACGCTGAAGTAGGTACACCCTATCGTATTAAATCTTTAAATATGAGTAACCCTCAGTTAAAACACCGTTTGCGTGCACTAGGTTGTATGGAAGGCAGTAAAATTTCAATTCATCAAAAAGGATTATTTAAAGGCCCATGTACACTCAATATCAATGGCCAACAAATCTGTATAAGAAATTGCGATGCTTGCAACATTCGATTGGAGCATCACTATGAGTAG
- a CDS encoding nucleoside transporter C-terminal domain-containing protein, translating to MFLLINIIGLLVFLGVAVIFSRDRKNIQWGSVGVLIVLNLILAWFFVYFPGGTFVVEKAAAGISWLIDAAFAGIGFAFGSFTANEQMDMAVSALMPILLVVPLFDILMYLGILPRIIRGIGWVLAKVTRQPKFESFFGIEMMFLGNTEALAVSSEQLKRMNDARVLTIAMMSMSSVSGAIVGAYVTMIPGELVLTAIPLNIVNAMIVSSILNPIKIDPEEDVVYDLRSNEARQPFFSFLGDSVLNAGKLVLIIIAFVISFVALAELADRLIHLITGGVASIMNIKGSFGLDQILGVFMWPVALLLGLPFEEAWPVAQQMAKKIVTNEFVVMGEIAGEVNDYDPHRRAIISTFLISFANFSTIGMIIGTLKGIVKESTSDFVSKYVPMMLLAGILVSLLTAGFVGLFAW from the coding sequence ATGTTCTTATTAATTAATATCATAGGCTTGTTGGTGTTTTTAGGTGTTGCCGTTATTTTCTCACGTGACCGCAAAAACATTCAATGGGGTTCTGTGGGTGTGTTAATCGTATTAAACTTAATCTTGGCTTGGTTTTTTGTATATTTCCCAGGAGGCACATTTGTTGTTGAGAAAGCAGCGGCAGGTATTTCTTGGTTAATTGATGCTGCTTTTGCGGGTATTGGCTTTGCATTTGGTAGTTTTACAGCAAACGAACAAATGGATATGGCTGTCAGTGCATTAATGCCGATACTACTTGTAGTACCATTATTTGATATTTTAATGTACTTAGGTATTTTACCACGAATTATTCGAGGTATTGGCTGGGTGCTTGCTAAAGTAACGCGCCAACCAAAGTTTGAATCATTCTTTGGTATCGAAATGATGTTTTTAGGTAACACAGAGGCGCTTGCGGTTTCTAGTGAACAATTGAAACGCATGAACGATGCACGTGTGTTAACGATTGCGATGATGTCAATGAGTTCTGTATCAGGTGCAATTGTCGGTGCTTATGTAACGATGATTCCAGGTGAGCTAGTGTTAACAGCGATTCCATTGAATATCGTCAATGCGATGATTGTTTCATCTATCTTAAATCCTATCAAAATCGATCCCGAAGAAGATGTTGTATATGACTTGCGTTCGAATGAAGCACGTCAACCATTCTTCTCATTCTTAGGAGACTCAGTATTAAATGCAGGAAAACTTGTATTAATCATCATTGCATTTGTTATTAGTTTTGTTGCTCTTGCTGAATTAGCTGACCGTTTAATTCACCTAATTACAGGTGGTGTTGCTTCTATTATGAATATCAAAGGCAGCTTTGGTTTAGACCAAATTTTAGGTGTATTCATGTGGCCAGTTGCATTACTTTTAGGGCTACCATTTGAAGAAGCGTGGCCAGTGGCACAACAAATGGCTAAAAAAATTGTGACAAACGAATTTGTTGTGATGGGTGAAATTGCAGGAGAAGTAAATGACTATGATCCACATAGACGTGCGATTATTTCTACTTTCTTAATTTCATTCGCAAACTTCTCAACAATTGGTATGATTATCGGTACATTAAAGGGAATTGTAAAAGAAAGTACCTCAGATTTTGTATCTAAATATGTTCCGATGATGTTATTAGCAGGGATTTTAGTGTCATTATTAACAGCAGGCTTTGTAGGATTATTTGCATGGTAA
- a CDS encoding YitT family protein — MKRTVRDLILVLVGSFIFALGVNAFIISGDLGEGGVTGLAIILYYAFHISPAMTNFVVNAILIVVGYKFLSKRSMYLTIVATVLISLFLSLTETWQVHTENIMVNAVFGGLSVGLGIGVIVLAGGTTAGTTILARIANKYLDVSTPYALLFFDLIVVLISLSVIPLDRALVTVISLYIGTKVMDFVIEGLNPKKAVTIISKSPDRIAKMIDEDIGRGITILNGRGYFSKRDTDVLYAVISKTQLSRTKRLIRQIDEDAFVVVHDVRDVYGNGFWVED, encoded by the coding sequence GTGAAACGTACAGTCAGAGATTTAATATTGGTCCTTGTGGGCTCGTTTATATTTGCATTGGGTGTCAATGCTTTTATTATTTCTGGAGATTTAGGTGAAGGTGGCGTGACAGGTCTTGCAATTATTTTGTACTATGCATTCCATATTTCACCAGCCATGACGAACTTTGTGGTGAATGCGATTCTTATCGTAGTGGGCTACAAGTTTCTAAGTAAGCGTAGTATGTATTTGACAATCGTTGCGACCGTGTTAATTTCACTGTTTTTAAGTTTAACTGAAACATGGCAAGTACACACAGAAAATATAATGGTCAATGCCGTATTTGGTGGATTATCAGTTGGACTGGGGATTGGTGTTATTGTATTAGCTGGAGGTACAACAGCAGGGACAACAATTTTAGCGCGAATTGCAAATAAGTATTTAGATGTGAGTACACCTTATGCACTACTCTTTTTCGATTTGATTGTTGTACTTATTTCATTAAGTGTGATTCCATTAGACCGCGCATTGGTGACGGTAATCAGTTTATATATTGGTACGAAAGTGATGGACTTTGTTATTGAAGGGCTTAACCCGAAAAAGGCGGTAACTATCATCTCTAAATCACCAGATCGTATTGCTAAAATGATTGATGAAGATATTGGTCGAGGTATTACGATTCTGAACGGTCGTGGTTATTTCTCAAAAAGAGATACAGATGTGTTATATGCGGTTATTAGTAAAACACAATTGTCTCGTACGAAGCGATTAATTCGACAAATTGATGAGGATGCGTTTGTCGTAGTGCATGATGTTCGAGATGTCTATGGTAATGGTTTCTGGGTAGAAGATTAA
- a CDS encoding ABC transporter ATP-binding protein codes for MSRLTGKEVTIGYGDRVIVNNLDVVIPDGKITSIIGPNGCGKSTLLKALSRLLQTKNGEILLDGKNIQMQPTKEVAKKIAILPQSPDVADGLTAGELVSYGRFPHQKGFGRLSEQDKEEIDWAMRVTGTIDFKHRAVNDLSGGQRQRVWIAMALAQKTDIIFLDEPTTYLDISHQLEILELVQELNAEHGTTIIMVLHDINQAIRFSDHLITMKSGQIVRQGETQDVLCNEILEEVFNIDAELSTDPRTGKPMLVTYNLLCKHYDKA; via the coding sequence ATGAGCAGATTGACAGGTAAAGAAGTCACAATCGGTTATGGGGACCGTGTCATTGTAAATAATTTAGATGTCGTGATTCCAGACGGTAAGATTACGTCTATCATTGGGCCAAATGGCTGTGGTAAATCAACATTACTAAAAGCATTGTCACGCTTACTTCAAACAAAGAACGGTGAAATTTTACTTGATGGTAAGAATATCCAAATGCAACCGACGAAAGAAGTGGCAAAAAAAATTGCGATTTTACCGCAATCACCAGATGTTGCAGATGGTTTAACAGCAGGTGAATTGGTATCATATGGACGTTTTCCACACCAAAAAGGTTTTGGTCGATTAAGTGAACAGGATAAAGAAGAAATTGACTGGGCTATGCGTGTGACAGGGACAATTGATTTTAAACATCGAGCAGTTAATGATCTGAGTGGTGGGCAAAGACAACGTGTTTGGATTGCAATGGCATTAGCACAAAAAACGGATATTATTTTCTTGGATGAACCGACAACATATTTAGACATTTCACATCAATTAGAAATTTTAGAGCTTGTACAAGAATTAAACGCAGAACATGGTACAACGATTATTATGGTATTACATGATATCAACCAAGCAATTCGTTTTTCTGATCATCTCATTACGATGAAAAGTGGTCAGATCGTTAGACAAGGTGAAACACAAGATGTGTTATGCAATGAAATTCTAGAAGAAGTATTCAATATTGACGCAGAATTGAGTACAGACCCTAGAACAGGAAAGCCAATGTTAGTGACTTATAATTTATTATGCAAGCATTATGATAAAGCATAA
- a CDS encoding iron ABC transporter permease, with product MMNRNQKRQLNFSIQLILSIVILCALFILSIVLGEARVHFPTILEAILHYDPTNQVHNVISEIRIPRNIGAVLVGMALATSGAVIQGVTKNGLADPSLIGLNAGAAFALATTFAFYPGAPFLVLIFAGFIGAVFGGMLVLMIGSSRRDGFHPMRLILAGAAVSALLTALSQGIALIFRLNQSINFWSAGGVSGTNWQQVWMSAPIIFVAILLLMLMSRQLTILSLGDTLASGLGQNVKTIRIFSLLLTMLLAGISVAMVGQIAFVGLIVPHIVRFLVGTDYVKVLPMSAVLGGSLVLAADVLARMLGEAPMSAIISFIGVPYFLYLIRKGGRTI from the coding sequence ATGATGAATAGAAACCAAAAGCGTCAACTTAACTTTTCGATACAACTTATTTTAAGTATCGTTATCCTGTGTGCATTGTTTATACTCTCTATCGTTTTAGGAGAGGCTCGTGTACATTTTCCGACAATTTTAGAAGCGATTTTACACTATGATCCTACAAACCAGGTGCATAATGTCATTTCGGAAATTCGTATTCCTAGAAATATTGGAGCTGTATTAGTCGGTATGGCATTGGCGACTTCTGGAGCTGTTATTCAAGGTGTAACAAAAAATGGATTAGCAGACCCTAGCTTAATTGGCTTAAATGCAGGGGCTGCTTTTGCTTTGGCGACAACATTTGCATTTTATCCAGGTGCACCATTCTTAGTGTTGATTTTTGCTGGATTCATCGGAGCCGTATTTGGTGGTATGCTCGTGTTAATGATTGGTTCTTCCAGACGTGATGGCTTTCATCCAATGCGATTAATACTTGCCGGTGCAGCCGTGAGTGCATTGCTTACCGCGTTGAGTCAAGGGATTGCATTAATATTTCGTCTGAATCAATCGATTAATTTTTGGAGTGCTGGGGGTGTTTCAGGTACTAACTGGCAACAAGTCTGGATGAGTGCTCCTATTATCTTTGTAGCAATTCTTCTATTAATGTTGATGAGCAGACAATTAACCATTTTAAGCTTGGGCGATACACTGGCATCCGGTTTAGGACAGAACGTTAAAACGATTCGAATATTCAGTTTGTTATTAACTATGTTGTTGGCAGGTATTTCTGTTGCAATGGTAGGGCAGATTGCATTTGTAGGACTCATTGTCCCACACATTGTCCGTTTTTTAGTAGGGACAGACTATGTTAAAGTATTACCGATGTCAGCGGTATTAGGAGGAAGTCTCGTATTAGCAGCAGATGTCTTGGCACGAATGCTTGGTGAAGCACCAATGAGCGCGATTATATCATTTATCGGAGTGCCATACTTTTTATACCTTATTCGTAAAGGAGGGCGCACGATATGA